A genomic window from Methanobacteriaceae archaeon includes:
- a CDS encoding STAS domain-containing protein: MEIIDNKNGNELSIKLVGKLDTNTSHQLEEFIQNNIEGVEKLVYDFEELLYISSSGLRVLLSSQKIMNTQGEMEINNVNEFVMEVFEATGFIDIMNIN; this comes from the coding sequence ATGGAAATAATTGATAATAAAAATGGAAATGAATTAAGTATTAAATTAGTTGGGAAATTAGATACAAACACATCCCATCAATTAGAAGAATTCATTCAGAATAATATTGAAGGTGTTGAGAAATTAGTTTATGATTTTGAAGAATTACTTTATATAAGTAGTTCTGGATTAAGAGTTTTATTATCTAGTCAAAAAATCATGAATACTCAAGGGGAAATGGAAATAAATAATGTAAATGAGTTTGTGATGGAAGTTTTTGAAGCTACAGGATTTATAGACATCATGAACATAAATTAG